One segment of Carya illinoinensis cultivar Pawnee chromosome 13, C.illinoinensisPawnee_v1, whole genome shotgun sequence DNA contains the following:
- the LOC122291638 gene encoding zinc finger CCCH domain-containing protein 30-like yields MCSGPERSESSSTPSVSTVETTSNTKDMNSPTVQAEGYFSSLLDLAANNDVAGFKRSAEKDASLIDEVGLWYVRQKGSKQIVLEHRTPLMVAATYGSVDVLKFILSHSGVDVNFSCGQDKTTALHCATSGGSINAADVLKLLLLMGADPNRTDAYGLRPIDVLVVPPKMQSMRVAVEELLSNNASDSSFSEHHLRVSISSSCSDSPTLSSSPENGLPSSPSELVSSLMASKFNDIPVSYALEKKEYPVDPSLPDIKNSIYATDEFRMFSFKVRPCSRAYSHDWTECPFVHPGENARRRDPRKYHYSCVPCPEFRKGACRRGDMCEYAHGVFECWLHPAQYRTRLCKDGTSCNRRVCFFAHTAEELRPLYLSTGSAVPSPRSSASSHSVMDMAAAMSLLPGSPSSISALSPSPFAQPMSPSANNGMSQSSIAWPQPNVPTLSLPGNNLQSSRLRSSLSARDIPPEHLSVMQDFDAQQHLLNDLTCFSQSWSNNVPANRPGRSKTLTPSNLEELFCAEISSSPRYSDAAASAVFSPAHKSAVLNQFQQQQSMLSPINTNVFSPKNVEHPLLQASFGIQSPGRMSPRSVEPISPIGSRLAAFAQREKQHQQLRSLSSRDLGSNNGASIGSPVNSWAKWGSPNGKLDLLANGDDMGRLRRSSSFELANNGEEPDLSWVQSLVKESPTELMKEKLAVSASRAASSGEGLNSNSQSESIDHSVLGAWLEQMQLDQLVV; encoded by the coding sequence ATGTGCAGTGGTCCAGAACGATCAGAATCGTCATCGACTCCATCTGTGTCAACTGTAGAAACCACATCTAACACCAAAGACATGAATAGCCCAACTGTTCAAGCCGAAGGTTATTTTTCCAGCTTACTCGATCTTGCTGCTAACAATGATGTTGCAGGCTTTAAGCGATCTGCAGAGAAGGATGCTTCTTTAATTGATGAGGTCGGACTCTGGTATGTTCGCCAGAAAGGCTCAAAACAAATTGTTCTTGAGCATAGAACTCCATTAATGGTTGCTGCAACCTATGGAAGTGTAGATGTTCTTAAATTTATACTCTCTCATTCTGGGGTGGATGTAAATTTCTCGTGTGGCCAAGATAAAACCACTGCTCTTCACTGCGCCACTTCTGGTGGATCAATTAATGCAGCTGATGTTCTTAAGCTGCTTCTATTAATGGGTGCTGATCCAAATCGTACTGATGCCTATGGTCTTCGCCCCATTGATGTTCTTGTTGTTCCTCCAAAGATGCAAAGCATGAGAGTGGCTGTTGAAGAACTTCTCTCTAACAATGCTTCTGACAGCTCATTTAGTGAGCACCATCTGCGTGTATCCATTAGTTCCTCTTGTTCAGACTCACCAACCCTTTCCTCATCCCCGGAAAATGGATTGCCATCTTCTCCTTCAGAGTTGGTATCTTCTCTAATGGCTTCAAAGTTTAATGATATACCTGTTAGTTATGCATTGGAGAAGAAAGAGTACCCTGTTGATCCCTCCCTCCCTGACATTAAGAACAGTATCTACGCAACAGATGAGTTCCGCATGTTCTCATTCAAAGTTCGGCCTTGTTCTCGAGCGTACTCCCACGACTGGACTGAGTGCCCTTTTGTGCACCCTGGAGAAAATGCTCGCAGAAGAGACCCAAGGAAGTACCATTACAGCTGTGTGCCTTGCCCTGAGTTCCGAAAGGGGGCTTGTAGGCGTGGGGATATGTGTGAATATGCTCATGGAGTTTTTGAGTGTTGGCTCCACCCGGCTCAATACCGGACTCGGCTCTGCAAGGATGGTACAAGCTGCAATCGACGGGTCTGTTTTTTTGCTCACACAGCTGAGGAGCTCCGTCCCTTGTATCTATCTACCGGATCTGCTGTCCCATCACCTCGCTCATCTGCCTCTTCCCATAGTGTCATGGACATGGCTGCTGCAATGAGCTTATTACCTGGGTCTCCCTCATCAATCTCTGCTCTGTCGCCTTCTCCATTCGCTCAACCCATGTCTCCATCTGCAAATAATGGCATGTCACAGTCATCCATTGCATGGCCCCAGCCAAATGTACCAACCCTTAGTCTTCCTGGAAACAATCTTCAGTCCAGTCGCTTGAGATCATCCCTTAGTGCACGAGACATTCCACCTGAGCATTTGAGTGTGATGCAGGATTTTGATGCCCAGCAACATCTTCTTAATGACTTGACTTGTTTTTCACAGTCATGGTCCAATAATGTCCCTGCTAACCGGCCTGGTCGGTCCAAGACACTAACACCTTCAAACCTTGAAGAGCTATTTTGTGCAGAGATCTCTTCGTCTCCCCGCTATTCTGATGCAGCAGCTTCTGCTGTTTTCTCCCCTGCTCACAAATCTGCTGTTCTTAATCAATTCCAACAGCAGCAGAGCATGTTATCACCCATTAACACGAATGTATTCTCCCCCAAAAATGTGGAGCACCCTTTATTGCAGGCTTCATTTGGTATCCAATCCCCTGGAAGGATGTCGCCTAGAAGTGTGGAGCCAATCTCCCCAATCGGCTCTCGACTCGCTGCATTTGCTCAGCGTGAGAAACAGCATCAGCAGCTGCGCAGCCTCAGCTCACGGGATCTTGGAAGCAACAACGGAGCCTCCATTGGTTCTCCTGTAAATTCTTGGGCAAAATGGGGATCACCAAATGGAAAATTGGATTTGTTAGCTAATGGAGATGACATGGGGCGACTACGTAGATCATCATCATTTGAGCTTGCTAACAATGGGGAGGAACCTGACTTGTCATGGGTTCAGTCTCTAGTTAAGGAATCACCGACTGAGTTGATGAAAGAGAAGTTGGCAGTTTCAGCCTCAAGGGCTGCATCATCTGGTGAAGGTTTGAATTCTAATTCTCAAAGTGAATCCATTGATCATTCTGTATTAGGAGCTTGGCTTGAGCAGATGCAGCTTGATCAACTCGTAGTATGA
- the LOC122291876 gene encoding uncharacterized protein LOC122291876 isoform X1 — protein sequence MAMAIVEEPITSRLDRLDQMLRHLEEIRGCNDRSSPKSSRASITSSGTDGHTSSVDLFPKSIEKHSRPMEHVIIETEVKGTLIERLELVEDRVLKLCLQLEQLEAERKIEEKNEKKTHEKGLKQLIKQCVKGEAGKY from the exons ATGGCTATGGCCATCGTAGAGGAACCTATTACTTCCAGGCTTGATCGTTTGGATCAGATG CTGAGGCACTTGGAGGAAATTAGAGGGTGCAACGACAGATCATCGCCAAAGAGCTCTCGTGCATCCATAACGTCGAGCGGGACCGACGGACATACATCATCTGTAGATCTGTTCCCAAAGAGCATAGAGAAGCACAGCCGTCCAATGGAGCACGTGATAATTGAGACTGAAGTCAAAGGAACGCTCATTGAAAGGCTTGAACTTGTAGAAGACCGCGTACTAAAg CTGTGTTTGCAGTTGGAGCAGCTAGAGGCAGAGAGGAAAATCgaggagaaaaatgaaaagaagaccCACGAGAAGGGATTGAAGCAACTTATCAAACAATGTGTGAAGGGAGAAGctggaaaatattaa
- the LOC122291876 gene encoding uncharacterized protein LOC122291876 isoform X2, with product MAMAIVEEPITSRLDRLDQMLRHLEEIRGCNDRSSPKSSRASITSSGTDGHTSSVDLFPKSIEKHSRPMEHVIIETEVKGTLIERLELVEDRVLKLEQLEAERKIEEKNEKKTHEKGLKQLIKQCVKGEAGKY from the exons ATGGCTATGGCCATCGTAGAGGAACCTATTACTTCCAGGCTTGATCGTTTGGATCAGATG CTGAGGCACTTGGAGGAAATTAGAGGGTGCAACGACAGATCATCGCCAAAGAGCTCTCGTGCATCCATAACGTCGAGCGGGACCGACGGACATACATCATCTGTAGATCTGTTCCCAAAGAGCATAGAGAAGCACAGCCGTCCAATGGAGCACGTGATAATTGAGACTGAAGTCAAAGGAACGCTCATTGAAAGGCTTGAACTTGTAGAAGACCGCGTACTAAAg TTGGAGCAGCTAGAGGCAGAGAGGAAAATCgaggagaaaaatgaaaagaagaccCACGAGAAGGGATTGAAGCAACTTATCAAACAATGTGTGAAGGGAGAAGctggaaaatattaa